The following coding sequences lie in one Heyndrickxia oleronia genomic window:
- the ssuE gene encoding NADPH-dependent FMN reductase, whose amino-acid sequence MNKIVILCGSPQEKSKIEVVLRHIQTILESEGFSITFLSVLDFSPVNLIKGYYNSIEIKKFTEVMEEADGVLIGSPVYKASYTGALKSLIDLLPEGALKGTPVFPLMVGGTGAHLLAIEYALKPLINSLKGKPTHGIYILDSQIDRMSKDNPIIDVEIINRLYVQLNDFVRSIQIKNPFIA is encoded by the coding sequence ATGAATAAAATTGTCATTCTTTGTGGGAGTCCTCAAGAAAAGTCAAAAATTGAAGTAGTTCTTCGACATATTCAAACTATACTTGAAAGTGAAGGTTTTTCTATAACATTTTTATCTGTTTTAGATTTTTCACCGGTAAACCTAATAAAGGGGTATTATAACAGTATAGAAATAAAAAAATTTACAGAAGTGATGGAGGAAGCAGATGGAGTTCTAATTGGCTCTCCAGTTTATAAAGCTTCCTATACCGGAGCTTTAAAGTCACTCATTGATTTATTACCAGAGGGTGCATTAAAAGGAACACCTGTATTTCCATTAATGGTAGGAGGAACAGGTGCCCATCTATTAGCAATAGAATATGCACTAAAACCACTAATCAATAGTTTAAAAGGAAAGCCAACGCATGGGATATATATTTTAGATAGCCAAATTGATCGAATGAGTAAAGATAATCCAATTATTGATGTGGAGATCATAAATCGACTGTACGTACAGTTAAATGATTTTGTTCGATCCATTCAAATTAAAAATCCGTTTATTGCATAA
- a CDS encoding DUF4003 family protein, which translates to MFQDIAKQAEKFVSSFDALTNAISWGIDKRIRMSIASQFMISGKELEPKEFLKVSDFLKKDIKWYSGINPEMRYTLASLLINQFPDPIQAFSDLKECYNALTKKGFHKGPYTYLAAYTLLTHPKEGMDRSEQAGLAMELYKAMKSKHFFLTSNDDYPLAVLLSNINYSIEHQMENIEFFYHYLGDRVFRKGNDLQFLSHILTYGENSNRERLAENCVNLYEQFRKHNLKIKGIHFSTIGVLALLDEPEKYIYEIISIDSILNEKKLFRWYKEMSLLFSIQMLVKDKIQDKDLLSIGTATNIQAIILAQQAASIAAISAATAAASSSTSN; encoded by the coding sequence ATGTTTCAGGACATAGCAAAACAAGCAGAAAAATTCGTATCTTCTTTCGATGCCTTAACAAATGCAATTAGTTGGGGTATTGATAAACGAATTCGAATGAGTATTGCTTCACAGTTTATGATATCTGGCAAGGAACTAGAACCTAAAGAATTTCTAAAAGTATCTGATTTTCTAAAAAAAGACATAAAGTGGTATTCAGGTATAAATCCAGAGATGAGATATACATTAGCATCTTTATTAATTAATCAATTTCCCGATCCGATTCAGGCATTCAGTGATTTAAAAGAATGTTATAACGCTCTAACTAAAAAAGGGTTTCACAAGGGACCATATACTTATTTAGCTGCATATACATTATTAACTCACCCAAAGGAAGGCATGGATAGAAGTGAACAAGCAGGTCTAGCGATGGAGCTATATAAGGCGATGAAAAGCAAGCATTTCTTTCTTACATCGAATGATGATTATCCTTTAGCCGTATTACTTTCCAATATAAACTATTCTATTGAACATCAAATGGAAAACATTGAATTTTTCTATCACTATTTAGGAGACCGAGTATTCCGTAAAGGAAATGATTTGCAATTTTTATCCCATATACTTACTTATGGAGAAAATAGTAACCGTGAAAGATTAGCAGAAAACTGCGTAAATCTATATGAGCAATTCCGCAAGCATAACTTAAAAATTAAAGGAATTCATTTTTCCACCATTGGTGTACTGGCTTTATTAGACGAGCCTGAAAAATACATTTATGAAATAATTTCGATTGATTCGATTCTAAATGAAAAAAAACTATTCCGTTGGTATAAAGAGATGAGCTTACTATTCTCTATTCAAATGCTCGTGAAGGATAAAATCCAAGACAAAGATCTTCTGTCCATTGGAACAGCTACTAATATTCAAGCAATTATACTAGCGCAACAAGCTGCTTCGATTGCGGCAATTTCTGCTGCTACTGCAGCCGCCTCATCTTCGACTAGCAATTGA
- a CDS encoding VOC family protein produces the protein MNKGLLMSHCVFPTPDILRTAKFYEQKLGFQAVHYLDTVEPHICLYRDATEIILTKSNGQAVVPNRKLYGYGYDVYFITENQTQLHQEFNDLNVKIIRPLINTDYNNKEFVIEDIDGRWLAFGIKTQKSL, from the coding sequence ATGAACAAAGGGTTATTGATGTCGCATTGTGTATTTCCGACACCAGATATTTTAAGAACTGCAAAGTTTTACGAACAAAAGCTTGGCTTTCAAGCTGTTCATTATTTGGATACTGTGGAGCCTCACATATGTTTATATCGTGATGCCACCGAGATCATTTTAACTAAGTCAAATGGGCAAGCGGTAGTACCGAATCGAAAACTGTACGGTTATGGGTACGATGTTTATTTTATTACAGAAAACCAAACACAGCTTCACCAAGAATTTAATGATTTAAATGTAAAAATCATTCGACCACTAATAAATACTGATTACAATAATAAAGAATTTGTTATAGAAGATATTGATGGAAGATGGCTTGCCTTTGGAATTAAAACTCAAAAAAGTTTATGA
- a CDS encoding acyl-CoA thioesterase/bile acid-CoA:amino acid N-acyltransferase family protein, with protein MSLMNKNKPRIVVSESISLIDSPVKITIQDVNPGEKVTIKAKRIATGLKKLELESYAIFIVDRSGKVELDSQEPISGSYSGVDGMGLFWSLELTKIEELSFNNEYKVDPLAPQIFTLYLEINQTIVHEIKITRLWKSDNIARHEIRENGLVGTLFCMNDRTPLPAIIVLGGSEGGINEYLPALLSSHGFTVFALAYFGMEDLPKQVVRIPLEYMKSAIDWIKSRPEAIPNWNGIHGTSKGSELALLTASFFQEIKAVVSLNGSAISFSGIVPWSKDEELPPAWTYKGIPIPYASPKNPISVALECIEMRKKAVGDPLEKWYNALCSDPEVVEKAVIPVEKINGNILLVSGKEDFTYRYSKKAIDRLKSYETSYNYKHLIYEGAGHSIGIPYVYYSQGNKKATASASLDSWKKTIEFFHECLETN; from the coding sequence ATGTCACTTATGAATAAAAATAAACCGCGAATTGTTGTAAGTGAATCAATTTCATTAATCGACTCACCTGTAAAAATAACGATTCAAGATGTGAATCCTGGAGAGAAAGTAACAATTAAAGCAAAAAGGATTGCAACTGGATTAAAAAAGCTTGAACTAGAATCATATGCAATATTTATTGTTGATCGAAGTGGAAAAGTAGAACTCGATAGTCAGGAACCAATAAGCGGTAGCTACTCAGGCGTTGATGGGATGGGTCTCTTTTGGTCACTTGAATTGACTAAAATAGAGGAGTTAAGTTTCAACAATGAGTATAAAGTAGATCCCTTAGCGCCACAAATTTTTACATTATATCTAGAAATTAATCAGACAATTGTTCACGAAATTAAGATAACAAGGCTTTGGAAATCGGACAATATTGCTCGTCATGAAATAAGAGAAAATGGGCTTGTAGGCACTTTGTTTTGCATGAACGATCGAACTCCTTTGCCGGCAATTATTGTGTTAGGAGGTTCAGAGGGAGGGATCAATGAATATCTCCCAGCTCTATTATCCTCCCATGGTTTTACAGTATTCGCTCTAGCCTATTTTGGTATGGAGGATTTACCTAAGCAGGTAGTGAGGATTCCACTGGAATACATGAAATCGGCTATAGACTGGATAAAGTCTCGACCAGAAGCCATTCCTAATTGGAACGGTATCCATGGAACTTCCAAAGGGAGTGAATTAGCACTTTTGACTGCGAGTTTCTTTCAGGAGATTAAGGCAGTTGTATCATTAAATGGTTCTGCTATCTCATTCAGTGGTATAGTGCCATGGAGTAAGGATGAGGAACTTCCTCCTGCATGGACCTATAAAGGAATTCCAATCCCATATGCTTCACCAAAGAATCCTATAAGTGTAGCACTTGAATGTATCGAAATGAGGAAGAAAGCTGTGGGAGATCCTTTAGAAAAATGGTACAATGCCCTTTGTTCCGATCCTGAGGTTGTTGAAAAAGCAGTGATTCCAGTTGAAAAAATAAATGGAAATATTCTATTAGTCTCTGGAAAAGAAGATTTTACTTACAGATACTCAAAGAAGGCGATAGATAGATTGAAAAGCTACGAAACTTCTTATAATTATAAACACCTTATCTATGAAGGTGCTGGACATTCAATAGGAATACCATATGTTTACTATAGTCAAGGAAATAAAAAAGCAACTGCCTCTGCTAGTCTAGACTCATGGAAAAAAACAATCGAATTTTTTCATGAATGTTTAGAAACGAACTAA
- a CDS encoding Gfo/Idh/MocA family protein — protein sequence MVQEKGMKDLRVAIIGGGFGLRVQAPIIHCHQKMKISSISTMKRHQIPNELMSGEQRPAHYHNWMEMLDQEELDLLFVSSIPIHHFEMVKYAIKKGIHIVCEKPFMINSKESKQLLTLSNYYNIKVVIDFEWRYLPVRQKVKKIIQNGDIGKILHFDYHISSPKYQNLRSMKKGWMGERNKFGGMLGALGSHMIDCMKWLTNDDIETMNSYLFTHIPEGGGEMRDADDAFFLHGKLKNHTSFSLQLLSGVNHGFGSELKIYGHLGTIRLSNDNNLFFGKVNEELKQVLVQTDEKIPTHLSNEARAYYPAFYPFIEKVYEYITLNTLDEDLPTIKDGHENQTVLDRILFK from the coding sequence ATGGTCCAAGAGAAAGGCATGAAGGACTTAAGGGTTGCAATAATCGGGGGTGGCTTCGGATTAAGGGTGCAAGCTCCTATTATTCATTGTCATCAAAAAATGAAGATTTCTTCGATTAGCACAATGAAACGGCATCAAATACCAAATGAATTAATGAGTGGAGAGCAGAGACCAGCCCATTATCATAATTGGATGGAGATGCTGGATCAGGAGGAGTTGGATCTTTTATTTGTTAGTTCTATTCCGATACATCATTTTGAAATGGTAAAATATGCAATAAAAAAAGGTATCCATATTGTATGTGAAAAACCATTTATGATAAATAGCAAGGAATCGAAACAATTGTTAACATTATCTAACTATTATAATATAAAAGTTGTCATTGACTTTGAATGGAGATATCTCCCCGTACGTCAGAAGGTCAAAAAAATTATTCAGAATGGTGATATTGGAAAGATTCTTCACTTTGACTACCATATTTCTAGTCCTAAATATCAGAATCTTCGGTCAATGAAAAAAGGCTGGATGGGTGAAAGAAATAAATTTGGAGGTATGCTAGGTGCTTTAGGCAGTCATATGATTGATTGTATGAAATGGCTAACAAATGATGACATTGAAACGATGAATAGTTATTTATTTACCCATATTCCCGAAGGGGGAGGAGAAATGAGGGATGCAGATGATGCTTTTTTTCTACATGGAAAGTTGAAAAATCATACGAGTTTTTCCCTGCAACTACTATCGGGAGTAAATCATGGGTTTGGATCAGAGTTAAAAATATATGGACACTTAGGTACCATTAGGTTATCAAATGATAATAATCTATTTTTTGGAAAAGTAAATGAAGAATTAAAACAGGTACTTGTTCAAACGGATGAGAAAATACCTACACATTTATCAAATGAAGCAAGGGCATATTATCCGGCATTTTATCCTTTTATAGAAAAGGTATATGAATATATTACATTGAATACATTAGATGAGGATTTACCAACCATAAAAGATGGACATGAAAATCAAACTGTATTAGATAGAATACTATTTAAATAA
- a CDS encoding NUDIX hydrolase, whose protein sequence is MEPKWLKWAKQLQSISQAGLTYSKDVYDLERFEMIKKLSIEIVSQYTDIEESVLKNVFVNESGYATPKVDIRAVIFKEDKILMVREKTDGKWALPGGWADIGLTPSEVVVKEVEEESGYDVRAIKMIGVFDKKCHPHPPSLHHTYKLFIQCEITGGNPKTGIETSDIDFFAENKLPPLSIDRNTESQIKVAFRHLHNPNEPIYFD, encoded by the coding sequence TTGGAACCTAAATGGCTAAAATGGGCAAAGCAACTCCAATCCATTTCCCAGGCTGGACTTACCTATTCAAAAGACGTGTATGACTTAGAGAGATTCGAAATGATTAAAAAGTTGAGTATTGAAATTGTCTCACAATACACGGATATAGAAGAGTCAGTTTTAAAGAATGTATTTGTAAATGAATCTGGATATGCTACACCTAAGGTAGATATTCGCGCGGTAATTTTTAAAGAGGATAAAATACTAATGGTTAGGGAAAAGACTGATGGGAAATGGGCACTACCAGGAGGTTGGGCAGATATTGGTTTAACCCCAAGTGAAGTTGTAGTAAAGGAAGTAGAAGAAGAATCTGGATATGATGTACGAGCAATAAAAATGATCGGTGTGTTTGATAAGAAATGTCATCCACATCCACCATCACTTCATCATACGTATAAGCTTTTTATCCAATGTGAAATTACTGGTGGTAATCCAAAAACAGGAATAGAAACTAGTGATATAGATTTTTTTGCAGAGAATAAACTACCGCCGTTATCAATAGATAGAAATACGGAAAGTCAAATAAAGGTAGCATTTAGACATTTGCATAATCCGAATGAACCTATTTATTTTGATTAA
- a CDS encoding GNAT family N-acetyltransferase gives MQLNFETERLNIQPFKKEDAYKIKELANDEVLSNILGLPYPYKLEHAQEWILTQTDVIAAGSEYPLKIVHKQWNEIIGTVTLRIDKKNNKGELGYWIGTDYWGNGFATECVSNFGFNELNLNKIYASVLSKNKASKKVLEKSGLQKEGTLKQNRFLLNKYEDVDLYGLLKVEYITENP, from the coding sequence ATGCAGTTAAATTTTGAAACAGAGAGATTAAACATACAGCCATTTAAAAAAGAAGATGCATATAAAATAAAAGAATTAGCAAATGACGAAGTTTTATCTAATATACTGGGTCTTCCATATCCATATAAGTTAGAACATGCACAAGAATGGATACTTACGCAGACAGATGTAATAGCTGCGGGTAGTGAATACCCTTTAAAGATAGTTCATAAACAATGGAATGAAATAATAGGTACGGTCACTTTAAGAATAGATAAGAAGAACAATAAAGGTGAGCTTGGATACTGGATAGGAACTGATTATTGGGGCAATGGTTTTGCTACTGAATGCGTTAGTAACTTTGGATTTAACGAATTAAACTTAAATAAAATTTATGCGTCTGTATTATCAAAAAATAAGGCATCAAAAAAAGTACTAGAGAAATCAGGATTACAAAAAGAAGGCACATTAAAGCAAAATAGATTTTTGTTAAATAAATATGAAGATGTAGATCTATATGGGTTATTGAAAGTAGAGTATATAACGGAAAATCCCTAG
- a CDS encoding AlkZ-related protein, whose protein sequence is MKEYKIKTYDEAVHIIEEIGILPLAPLIPDYPSLSSMTQKESWHSDTDFDPWIWRTKFSADGVAAYGKFIKKKNVFISREWFPVVRAILGSKYTVNERYKDGYFSKEAYNLYNIIEEEEGIDTRLLRQKSDMKEKEKKKLFDQALVELQGTIDIGISGIKEKQNINGEKNGWSSTSFETIDYWMKKNGLEQDHWEREDAKEKLKHHFLNIGCSEVAMKRIEKIFSLE, encoded by the coding sequence ATGAAAGAATATAAAATTAAGACCTATGATGAGGCAGTTCATATAATAGAGGAGATTGGAATTTTGCCTTTAGCTCCTTTAATACCAGATTATCCTTCGCTTAGTAGCATGACACAAAAGGAAAGTTGGCATTCAGATACTGATTTTGACCCATGGATTTGGCGAACTAAATTTTCTGCTGACGGGGTTGCAGCATATGGAAAGTTTATAAAAAAGAAAAATGTATTCATTTCTCGTGAGTGGTTTCCTGTAGTAAGGGCAATCCTTGGCTCGAAATACACCGTAAATGAAAGATATAAAGACGGATATTTCTCTAAGGAAGCCTACAATCTCTACAATATAATTGAAGAAGAGGAAGGTATCGATACAAGATTATTAAGACAAAAATCAGATATGAAAGAAAAGGAAAAAAAGAAATTATTTGACCAAGCATTAGTTGAATTACAAGGAACTATAGATATTGGTATTTCCGGTATTAAAGAAAAACAAAATATAAATGGTGAAAAGAACGGATGGAGCAGCACCTCCTTTGAAACGATTGATTATTGGATGAAGAAAAATGGACTTGAACAAGATCATTGGGAACGTGAGGATGCTAAGGAAAAGCTTAAACATCATTTTTTGAATATTGGATGCTCAGAAGTGGCAATGAAACGAATTGAAAAGATATTTTCACTTGAATAG
- a CDS encoding DUF4309 domain-containing protein: MKLAKFIVLLCLTNLLLGACSSKPMEKKEEPSSSKKSGFILNNKMVDGLKQGKILDTPLDLSKVSTMADIEKVWGKPDEAIDHQDLQDYIYIKNGQRMMITENIEEEQVQYKFSFSISIATTRDEILKKMGKPKDVHATTILQYYYNGYKIQFEKNDKNNWLVYLAKSI; this comes from the coding sequence ATGAAATTAGCTAAATTTATTGTACTGTTATGTCTAACTAACTTATTACTAGGAGCTTGTTCCTCTAAACCTATGGAAAAAAAAGAAGAGCCAAGTTCTTCTAAGAAGAGCGGCTTTATATTAAATAATAAAATGGTAGATGGATTAAAGCAAGGAAAGATCCTCGATACTCCACTAGATTTAAGTAAAGTGTCCACAATGGCTGATATTGAAAAAGTGTGGGGTAAACCAGATGAAGCAATCGATCATCAAGATCTTCAAGACTATATTTATATTAAAAATGGTCAAAGAATGATGATCACAGAAAATATAGAAGAAGAACAAGTTCAATACAAATTTTCTTTCTCAATATCAATAGCAACCACTAGGGATGAAATACTGAAAAAAATGGGTAAACCGAAAGATGTTCATGCAACTACTATTTTACAATATTACTATAATGGCTACAAAATTCAATTTGAAAAAAATGATAAAAACAATTGGTTGGTATACTTAGCAAAAAGTATTTAA
- a CDS encoding MBL fold metallo-hydrolase — MIKDAWFTVQQIDEYTFAISEYGHWEKVHSFLLLGQKKAVLIDTGLGIDRIKRVTDQLTVLPIDVVTTHVHADHIGSHGEYERIFVHKDDKDWLINGIQGLTIDQIRRNLCRDITIPIPKTFDPDTYQPYQGEPTGILDDGDIIELGNRKLVIYHTPGHSPGHLAIFDETNGYLFTGDLLYDQTPIYAFYPSTNPVDLVYSLDKISEIPNVTRVFGSHNTLGLEANILFEVKKAVQILRENDLIKFGTGTHCFNGFSIKF, encoded by the coding sequence ATGATTAAAGATGCTTGGTTTACTGTTCAACAAATAGATGAATACACATTTGCCATTAGTGAATATGGGCACTGGGAAAAAGTACACTCATTTCTTTTATTGGGTCAAAAAAAAGCAGTATTAATTGATACTGGACTTGGAATTGATCGAATAAAAAGAGTGACTGATCAACTGACCGTTTTACCTATTGATGTTGTTACTACTCATGTACATGCAGATCATATTGGAAGCCATGGGGAATATGAGAGAATTTTTGTTCATAAAGATGATAAGGATTGGTTAATAAATGGAATCCAAGGCTTAACCATTGATCAAATAAGAAGAAATTTGTGTAGAGATATTACAATTCCGATACCAAAAACGTTTGATCCTGATACATATCAACCGTACCAGGGAGAGCCGACAGGCATATTGGATGATGGTGATATTATTGAGTTAGGTAATCGAAAATTAGTGATTTATCATACACCTGGACATTCTCCAGGGCATCTAGCCATTTTTGATGAAACCAATGGTTATTTATTTACAGGGGATCTACTCTATGATCAAACGCCAATATATGCTTTTTATCCTTCTACCAATCCTGTCGATTTAGTTTACTCATTAGATAAAATATCAGAAATTCCAAATGTGACTAGAGTTTTTGGTTCACATAATACTTTGGGACTTGAGGCAAATATTTTATTTGAAGTAAAGAAGGCGGTTCAAATTCTTCGAGAAAATGACCTCATTAAATTTGGAACAGGCACCCATTGCTTCAATGGCTTTAGCATAAAATTTTAG
- a CDS encoding ABC transporter permease produces the protein MDTLQGVLDYYVHNGSYVWEQFYRHFLMSAYGVIFAAVVAIPLGIIIARYRKLSSWVISLANIIQTIPALAMLSVLMLVMGLGTNTVVLSLFLYSLLPILKNTYTGITNVDNFLLESGKAMGMTKFQVLRMVELPLALSVIMAGLRTALVVAIGIATIGTFVGAGGLGDIIVRGTNVTNGSSIILAGAIPTALMAVGADLIMGWLERSLSPVKKKKGLKIEYKEAA, from the coding sequence TTGGATACTTTACAAGGTGTTTTAGACTACTATGTCCATAATGGCAGCTATGTTTGGGAACAATTTTATCGCCACTTTCTTATGTCTGCTTATGGAGTAATATTTGCAGCGGTTGTAGCGATTCCACTTGGCATAATCATCGCACGTTATCGTAAACTAAGTTCATGGGTCATTTCACTAGCAAATATTATTCAAACCATCCCAGCTCTAGCCATGCTATCAGTATTAATGTTAGTAATGGGGTTAGGGACAAATACTGTGGTTTTATCCTTGTTTCTCTATTCACTTTTACCAATTCTTAAAAATACTTATACTGGTATTACCAATGTGGATAATTTTTTATTAGAATCAGGTAAGGCAATGGGAATGACGAAATTTCAGGTACTAAGAATGGTAGAACTACCTTTAGCCTTATCAGTAATCATGGCTGGTCTTCGTACAGCATTGGTCGTTGCCATTGGAATTGCAACTATTGGAACCTTTGTTGGTGCAGGGGGTCTTGGTGATATTATTGTTAGAGGAACCAATGTTACGAATGGCTCATCTATCATTTTAGCAGGTGCAATTCCAACCGCTTTAATGGCTGTTGGTGCTGACCTCATCATGGGTTGGTTAGAACGAAGCTTATCACCAGTAAAAAAGAAAAAAGGGTTGAAAATTGAATATAAGGAAGCGGCATAA
- a CDS encoding osmoprotectant ABC transporter substrate-binding protein: MGRKRNWIVVFVLSISLIISGCSLPGLSASSDQSITIGMHNTTESQILGFMEKLMIEHYTDLKVELVNNLGSSIVMHKAMVNHDIDISSVRYTGTDLPGSLGMDPVKDPNEALKIVQKEFNQRFDQTWFDSYGFANSYAFTITKDFAEKNHIEKVSDLKPLVNDLSLGVDNSWLKRKGDGYEGFVKEYGFEFGHTYPMQIGLVYKAVQNGKMDVVLAYTTDGRISAYKLKVLEDDKHFFPPYDASPVASNKVLKAHPELKGILQKLVGKISTEKMQELNYESDGKMKEPLVVAKKFLEENNYFEE, encoded by the coding sequence ATGGGAAGAAAACGAAATTGGATAGTTGTGTTCGTTTTGTCAATCTCATTGATCATAAGTGGATGCTCCTTACCAGGCTTAAGTGCATCTTCGGATCAATCGATAACGATTGGCATGCATAATACAACTGAATCACAAATATTAGGTTTTATGGAAAAATTAATGATTGAACATTATACAGATTTAAAAGTAGAACTAGTTAATAATCTAGGATCTTCGATTGTTATGCATAAAGCAATGGTGAATCATGATATTGATATATCCTCGGTTCGCTATACGGGAACAGACCTTCCTGGCTCATTAGGAATGGATCCTGTCAAAGATCCGAATGAGGCACTAAAAATTGTTCAAAAAGAATTTAATCAAAGGTTTGACCAAACATGGTTTGATTCATATGGATTTGCTAATTCTTATGCGTTTACCATCACAAAAGACTTCGCTGAAAAAAATCATATTGAAAAGGTATCAGATTTAAAGCCATTAGTGAATGATTTGAGCTTAGGTGTCGATAATTCATGGCTAAAAAGAAAAGGTGACGGTTATGAGGGGTTTGTGAAGGAATATGGGTTTGAATTTGGACATACGTATCCCATGCAGATTGGTTTAGTCTATAAAGCAGTACAAAATGGGAAAATGGATGTTGTTCTAGCTTATACAACAGATGGACGGATCAGTGCGTATAAACTAAAAGTACTTGAAGACGATAAACATTTCTTTCCTCCATATGATGCTTCACCAGTCGCTAGTAACAAAGTATTGAAAGCTCATCCTGAACTAAAAGGTATTTTGCAAAAATTAGTTGGGAAAATAAGTACAGAAAAAATGCAGGAATTAAACTATGAAAGTGATGGCAAAATGAAAGAACCTTTAGTTGTAGCGAAAAAGTTTTTAGAAGAAAATAATTACTTTGAAGAATGA
- a CDS encoding ABC transporter permease encodes MDSIIQFISSNWSELLFKTWQHFYISIIAVFLGIIVAVPLGIALTRAPKVAGVVMGIAGVVQTFPSLAILAFFIPLLGVGKVPAIIALFFYSVLPILRNTYIGVKGIKANLLEAGRGMGMTGWERIRYVEFPLAIPVIMAGVRLSTVYLIGWATLASFIGAGGLGDYIFSGLNLYQTEFIIAGAVPVTILALLVDVFLGKLESWATPKGIRNLKEAA; translated from the coding sequence ATGGATAGCATTATTCAATTTATAAGTAGCAACTGGAGTGAATTACTGTTTAAAACATGGCAGCATTTTTATATATCAATCATTGCCGTTTTTCTTGGGATTATAGTTGCTGTACCACTTGGTATTGCTTTAACAAGAGCGCCAAAGGTAGCAGGTGTCGTAATGGGAATAGCCGGCGTTGTTCAAACCTTTCCTAGTCTCGCTATTTTAGCATTTTTTATTCCTTTACTAGGTGTTGGAAAGGTTCCAGCCATTATTGCTCTATTTTTCTATTCAGTCCTACCCATCTTAAGAAATACCTATATTGGTGTAAAAGGAATAAAGGCCAATCTATTGGAGGCTGGTCGTGGGATGGGTATGACTGGATGGGAAAGAATTCGCTATGTAGAATTCCCTCTTGCCATTCCCGTGATAATGGCAGGTGTACGTTTATCAACGGTTTATTTAATTGGCTGGGCAACACTTGCATCATTTATTGGTGCGGGTGGTCTTGGGGATTATATTTTTAGTGGTTTGAATCTTTACCAAACTGAATTTATTATTGCAGGTGCAGTACCAGTTACGATCCTTGCACTATTAGTAGATGTTTTCTTAGGTAAATTAGAAAGTTGGGCAACGCCAAAAGGAATTCGAAACCTGAAGGAAGCTGCGTAG